CAAACATTTAAACATGGTTTGAAAAAATGAACGCCAACCCAGTTTAAAACCAAGAGCTTCTAAGCAGCAGGGTCAACTGTGAGTGACCTTGTGGTTACATGAACTTGACTGTGGTCTCGTGGCTGGCACGGTGGGCAGCTGGTAAGGCTCCGGCTCTGGCATCAGACGCCCGTGAGTGTGTGCTCTGGGACAGCCCGAGCCCCCGGGACCTTGTCTGTGCAGCTAGGGGAACCGGGCACAGAAGTGGCTGGGCGTGACAGAGGACGCCTAAGTGGCAGCTGCTGGCAGTTTTTATTAGGACACACACGACAGATGGGACACGACAGAGCCCACTCCGGTTGTGTGTCCCCCGCCCCATCAAGGTACAGACCAGTTCTGTCTCCCCGAATCCCCCGGCCCCTTCCCTCTGCACTTAACCCCTCCCCGCGAAATCCTGGTAACCGCGGACCTCATCTCCTGTCTCAGAGCTGGGCCTTTACAAAACCGTCCTCCGAGAGGAATCCGGCAGTAGGCAGGTCTCGTGTATGTTTCCACTCAGCACGCGGCCCCGGACGCTCACCCACGCTGCTGCGGGCGACCACAGGTCACTTGTTCAATGGCTTCGTTGGGCAATATTTACGTACCGGACCTTTCACTTTTCTAAAGCAAACAAGTCTGTGTTTTCTAGCACGTTCCCAGGTGTGCATCCCATCACCACGACCTAGTTCCGGAACATTCCGCCTCCCCGGAAAAGAACTCCATCTCCCTCGGCAGtcacccctcccccgcacacgcgcgcgcacacacacacacacacacacacacacacacaccccgtctCCCCAGTCTCTGGCAGCTGGAACTCATTTCTTTGTCGGTGGATGAgcctgttctggacgtttcacaTAAGTCGAATCCTATACTCTGGGGCCTCTCGTGTCTGGTTCCTTCCCTGGGCGTCGTGTGTTCAGGGTCCCTCACGGGGCAGCGGGTGTGGGCGCCTCCTCGCTGCTGTCCGTGGCCAAGTGATGTTGCCCTGCGTGCGTGGTGGACACACTCTGTGTATCCACTCACCTGCCGACGGACACTCAGGCTGTTTCCCTCGTTGGCCACTGTCAATCCCGCTGCTGTGACGGTCGTGCACGTTACCAGCGGGCAGACCCCTAGCAGTGGAAGTGCCGGGTTACAGGGCAAGTGTACATTTGACTTGGTAAGAAATGGCCACTCTGCATCCCCCACCGGCCACGGCCAAGCGCTCCAGCTGCCGGGCCTCCTGGCCGGCACTGAGAGATTAGGAGTCACCCTGGATCTAATGTCACCCGACAGCACCGGCCTCCCAGGCGACCCCCTGCAGAACCACTGTCGAAGGAGCAAGCACGGGCTGTTCTCCCTCAGACGCCTCGGGTCCGAGCTGCTGGAGAGCGGGGCACTGGGAGCCGGCTAGGAATCGgggtttcttctcttctctctgctggcGACGCCTCTGCAGAGAGGCCGCGACGGCCCCCCGGACTGCCGTTCCAGCTGCTCCGAGGGCCACCTCTGCTGTGCTGCCCTGTATGTCGCTAGGGAGAACCCACAGAACGTCTCAAACCATCCCTGCACATCCGCTGAGAATCCGGCCAGCCGTTCGCTTGCGAGGGGGGGAGCCCACGGGTCCTGGGCGCCAGCCACGTTCAGCGGCCACCGAGCGCCCCGTCGGGCTCCCACAGCGCCACCCGCCCGGCAGCCGGCTACCTGTGATCTCGGCCACAGTTCCAGACGGGTGCTCCTGGAACGAGCCCGCACCACAGCGCACCTGCTTTTCTTAGGTGGTTTCCTCCAGGATGAGCCCCCTCCTCCAAGATGAACGAAAGGAGCCCCGTGCTGGAATTCCAGTTTGTGACGCAACGGCTGCTCCAAGACAAGGCTCCAGCCTACAGTCACCCCAGCCGGCGCCACTGAACTtggctctccctcccccaacGCTGTAGCTCTGAGAGCTTCGTCGgtggcgggtgtgtgtgtgtgtgtgtgtgcgcgcgctcttTTCCAAGTTGCTGGTGTTTCCTGCACAGAGCAGTGGTTAGGGGTGTATATGCCCTGGGGACCTCGGTCACTTCCCAGCTGGGGGACCCCGGGCCTCCGTGTCCTCGTGTGTGAAACCAGGTCGTGGCAGAACAGTATGGCCTCCCGGGGCCATGGAGAGGAAGAAACGAGACGTGTGCACGGCTCGGCACAGCGCACGGCACCCGATAAACGGCCACAGTAGGGCGACACCATGCCACAGACTGTTCTGGAAGGAGAGCAGGCTTTCCCCAAAGTCTGGTTGATTGGGAGCAAAGCACAATCAGGGATACAGGGAGATGCTGTTTACCGATTTTTACAGGGACGATgaattcttccctttttcttctaacGATTTTGAGAAAGTCTGTTTGCGCCTCTTCCCGAACCCTTGAAGCTCTCCCTCCTGAATAAACCAGTACCTTATTCTCGGAGTTCTTCGTTGTACTGGTGCGTCCGTTCCTGGCTGTTTTGTAGTCTGTGGCCGCGGGCATTATTTCCCGGGGCTGCCGTGACGAAGTATCACAAACCTCCTCCCTTACAGCCGCTACGCTGTATTCCCtcccggttctggaggccagaggtccaaACCAAGGTGTCACCGCCAGGCTGCCACGCAAGGCAAACAAAATACCCCAGACAGAGGCTCCCGGGAACAGAGCCGCACCTCACGGGCCTCTTCGCATCCAGACTTTTGTTCACTGTGTGGACTTATAGGGGGAAACCTGCCGTCGTTAGTGAACTGGAGGATGCTCTTTTATGGGTGACGCAAGAACAGTTCAaaggctctagggaaggatccttcctgcctcttctggtttctggtggctccaggtgtcccttggcttgtggccgcgtccctccatctctgcctctgtctttactTGGCCTTTTCCTCTGAGTGTCTTCTCCTCTTCTATCAAATCTCCCCGGAGTATCTCTTGTAAGAGTTATTGTCGTTGGATTCAGGGTCCACTGGGATAACCCAGCACGATCTCCCCGTTGCACAGTCCTTAACTCACGCctgcagatatattttttttcttctaaataagcttaggggcgcctgggtggctcagtcggttaagcgtccgactttggctcaggtcacgatctcaccgttcgtgggttcgtgccccgcgtcgggctgggtgctgacggctcggagcctggagcctgcttccgatcctgtgcctccctctccctccgcccctcccctgctcacatcctgtctctgtccatctttccaaagtaaaatacacattaaaaaacaaacgaaaataaatacgtaaataagGTCAaagtcacaggttccagggattaggaagCGAACGTGGCTTCTGGGGGAGCACCGTTCAACTCACCACCCTTGTGTGACCGCAAGTTTAGCAGCTTCACTGCACTGCCCACTAAGCAGCTCTCGGTCCCCGACACAAGCTGGGTATGGTGGGCCCCACTCAGCGTCTCCCAAGACCGGACACAAGGTGTCAGCGAAAGGCACTCCCATCTGAGGCTTGGACTCCCCTTCGAACTCTTCCCAACGTGCTTGGGGCAGAGCTCAGTTCCTGCGGCTGGAAGACTGAAGCCCGGCCGCCAGCCAGGAGCTGCCCTCCGCTCCCAGAGGCCATCTGCATTCCTTGCCTCGCGCTCCCCCCCACAGCCAGCAAGGGTGAATCACATCCTTCTTATGTTTCGAATCTTATTTCCTCTTCGGCCACCGGCCGCCGGAGAAAACAGCCACCACGAAATGGGGACCTCAGTCGTACGTGGCGAGGAACTGAGTTCTGCCGACAACTCGAAGGAGCCTGGAGATGAGAGCTGGCCGGCTGCCGCCTTGATTTTGGCTTTATGAAGCGCCTGGCCGCGCTGATCACGGCTTCTAACCTTCAGAACCGGGAGACAGTAAATGGgggttgttttaagctgctaaatttatCGTGATTTGTCATGCATCACGGAAGGCAAACAAAATACCCCTGACAGAGGCTCCCGGGAACAGAGCCGCACCTCACGGGCCTCTTCGCATCCAGACTTTTGTTCACTGTGTGGAATTATAGGGGGAAACCTGCCATCGTTAGTGAACTGGAGGATGCTCTTTCATGGGTGACGCAAGAACAGTGCCACGAGTGTGAGTTAATGTGGGTGTGACCCACCTCTACTGTTCCCTGGAGAGCATTTCTCCACGACAACGGATACCGCCATACAAAACTACGTGGAATTTGGAACAACTCACCTCGTTGGTCCCTCCTTGAGAAGCGTAGGTGAACGTGCATGTATATTTGTCCTGGAGACAAATTGAAGATGGAAAAAAGTTTGTTAGGAAGTGCTTATGGTGGATGTCCTTCCGAGATCCAAAATCCAGAGGATCTGGcttttggggcacgtgggtggctcagttgagcgtcctagtttagcttgggtcatgatctcacagtttgtgagttcgagccccacgtcgggcttgctCCTGCCAGCGCATAGCCCGTTGTGgatcccctgtcctcctctctctctctctctctctctgcccctcccccccaactcatgctctctcaagtaaataaacatctaaaaaacacTAATTACTAACAAACtaatactaataaataaaattaaaaaaataaataacatccgGCTTTTGAACATCTGCACTAAGGACAGGAGGTAGAGCCCGATTCTGGGCTGATGTGCCTGGAGGCCAGCCCCACAGGGCCTCCCAGTGTCTACAGACCTAGAACTCCCCTGCCTGTCTCCCTGCTAGTGAGCTCCTAAGTCAGGACAAACAGCCCACGAGGCTTCTGGGGGATGGAGAACAGGAAGGGGGAAGTCCCCCACCCTCCAAGCACCCACCCATCTGGGGACTCTGGAAGCAGGGGCACCAGGAGGCCCTTCTCTGCTCTGCTGTGGGCCTCAGACAAGTGAAAACTTTGCTGAgtctgttttcctcatctgtgaaacggtCCTAGCAAATAAAGCACTTGGGGCGACATCTGGCTATGAGGAAGTGGTACATCGCAGCTAGTGACACCTGTAACAGACAGGGAAAATGAAGATGGGAGGGGACGGGCTTCTCCAACGAGCTAGGGGCAGCGCTGGGCTGGCCCCAGCCTTGCTGACTGACGGCTAAGGAGGGCCTAGCCTCCCACCTCGGTGAAAGGGTTGAAGGGCATCCTTCTCCTTGTGCAACGGAGAAGGGGCAACGTCTGTCCACCTCCTCCGCAGTCAGAGCCGCAGTGAGGCTGACCCTCTGCAGGGCCTGGAGGTGAAGACCCCCCcggcctcctctccccccacttctGGGCCGGCTCTGCCCTCCAATGGCCGGGGACTCGCCCGGTCTGGGAGTTAGGGCTGCTTGCGCACGCGAGGCACGCGAGAGGAAACAGGGACCGAGGCTAGTGACCCACCCCCTCCAGGTCGCCAGACCCCAGGAAGTCCCGCTCCGCGTAAATTCAGCCCTATCTCCGAGATGACCGCACCCCCAGAGTCCCTTCCCaagccaggccccgcccctgacGGTCCAGGCCCCCTTCTCAGGACCCGCCCCCACCGGCGCCACCGCTCAAGCCCCCGGGGCGGCGGCGATACGTACCCCCGGGCCCACGTTCTGGGAGAAAGAGTGCACGACGCCGCCAGGTCGCACGTCGAACGCCACCGTCGTGGGCTCGGACACCGCCTCCCCCGGCCTCAACGCCACAGCCGCCAGGAGCAACGCAGCCCACCAGCTCGCGCCTTCGCCGTTCCTCCTTTTGCTGGGCGCCGCCATGTTGGGATCGGATCCGCAGGGCAGGGTGGCGACGGGACGCGGCAAGGGACACGTGGGGCGACCGCTGGAGGCCACGTCGGCGGCGGCGCGGGCACGTGACCAGGCgcgccccgccccttccccggCTCTGGCCGCCATGCTGGGGCGGGGCTTAGGCTTCCAGGGGGCGTCTCCGGGGGGGAGTGGCCATAGactgccttcctgcctccattCCTAGCCTTGCGACTGACCTTACAGCTCTTCCAGTTGGTACATGTAGACGGAATGAGGGAAATGGACGATGGCCATTGGGTAAATACCTTATAATTGTTGCAGCCAAGATCCCTGGGTGGATCTGAAGTTCAATAACGGGAAACCTCATTTAGAATGGAATGGGGAGGCCGGCAGGGAAAGCTCTGCACCCTAGGACTTCTGGTCAATTGCAGGCCCAACAGGAAGTCCAGTGCCTCGCAAGTCCACAGTGTGTTAGCCGCTACTGCGCAGGCCCCGCAAGAGGAAGTTTTTCCCTTGCCCCACAACAGCGCAGCCAATGAGAGGCAGCCACAGCGCAGCCAATGAGAGGCAGCCACAGCGCAGCCAATGAGAGGCAaccacagcccagccaatgagaagccaccacACCTGGCACCCCCGGGGTAGGGCCGCGGACTTTTGGTTTAGAAGAGCCCCTTGCAAGTTCCTCTTTCTTCTGTAAGATAATATCCCTCTCCCTTGTTCTGCAGACTTCCCAATGGTTTTGCCGTCCTTAGTTCGCCTGTCCGTCCCAGGTTGCAGTGCTCTGCCATTCCTGTTTTCACTGGTAAAATaactctcagttttattttttcaggttaACAGGTCTAACAATTAGTGGGGGAAAAGATGAGAAACAGGTTATTTCTGTAGCCTCAAAGTACTTTCCCCCAAGATAGTTATTCGTTATAAAGGGAAAAGTAGTAATTTTACAACGAAGACACGTCTTTAGCCCAGTGATCTAAGTTAAGGGCGCCAGTGAGGCCGCAACGTGGAGCCGCTCACAGGGTGCACCGAGAAGGGCATTTTCAGTGGCGCCTCTAGCCTTCCTGCCCCACATGCATGACTCCAGTCTAATTATAAGCAAATgtcagacagaatccgaagctgagGGCCATTCCACAAGGTAACTGGGCAgtactcctaaaaaaaaaaaaaaaaaaaaaaaaggctgaggaaCCATCACAGGATGGGGAGACCAGGACAACAAAACACGATGCGGGCTCCTGGATTGGCTCCTTGTCTTAGTTCAGTCTGTTCTAACAAACACACCGCAATCTGGCGGCCTATAAAGAAACACATGCTTATCTCagggttctggaggccggaagttcaagatcaaggcaaCGGTAGATTTGGCGTCAGGTGAGGCCCACCTCCTGGTTCGGAGGCAGCTCAGTGCTCATATTCTCAGGGTCCTCGGTCGTCCCACGGCGCAAGGGGCAGGGCGCTCTCTGGGGCGTCTCTTGTAGGGGTGCTCATCCCATCCCGGGGGCTCCACCCTCTTGACCTAACCTCCTCCcggaggccccacctcctaacaccgtCACCCTGGGCATCAGCTTTCACCATACGAATTTTGGAGGGACAGGTTCGTGCATAACAATCCTGGACCAGAGAAATGGCCTCTACACATTACGTAACAGGATTGTATTGatgctcatttcctttttttaaattttttttttcaacgtttatttatttttgggacagagagagacagagcatgaacgggggaggggcagagagagagggagacacagaatcggaaacaggctccaggctctgagccatcagcccagagcccgacgcggggctcgaactcacggaccgtgagatcgtgacctggctgaagtcggacgcttaaccgactgcgccacccaggcgccccgatgctcATTTCCTGATGGAACCATGGTTACCTAAGATGTTCACATGAGGGGAAGCTGGGTGGAGGGCATCTAGGAACTCAGTACTATTTCTGCAACTTTTTTGTCAGCCTAACGTTATTTcagaataaactaaaaagaaaatagtccCTCTCTCATGGGGTTGTCAGGCTAATTAACAGAACATGCAGGTGACATTTTTTACAAGGACTCTGAATCGTAGCTttccccccccaatttttttggTCATACATGGCTTGAGTTTCCGAGGAAGCACCACAATGGTGAGGGCCAGAGGGTCCAGGATTAAACTCTCGTTTCCCTGGTCCTTCCTGACTTGAGAGAACagaatccagaaagaaaatctcaCAGGTTGCCCCTAAGCTGAGCTCGAGTGCCAACTTTCGGGGCCTCGAGAGGGTGAAGGCCATTTTCAGGGAATGGGCAGCCTGGCCTGACTTGGGATACCTGTTTGCTTGAAGAAATCTCTTTCTCCTTGCAGCTGCCTGCTCTGGACCCTTTGAAAGGAAATTGGCTCCAGAAACCAGATGATCACAGTCTTGCTGTGTTTCACAGAGCATGTTCCGGTTCCGTTGATGTCTTCCCCATTACCTCCCCTGCTGTGTTTGACCTTCAGCCCCTCACTGTGAAGGATTCAGTTAGCGGCCATGTGCCGTTGCTAACAAGATGCTTCAACTGTGTGCTGTTTGAGTCTCCTACCGAAGAGAGGTAGGTTGGCGCGTGCGTGTTTTCCTTTTtgcctaaaaaaaacaaaaaaacaaaaaaaaacccctacataCTGGagagattgaaagaaaaaataaacatgattccAGAGATCCTGCTTTTTAATCATGACATGAACTCTGGCAGTCCTTAACGAAACCATTTGATGACACAAATGTCAGtggacatctctctctctgctcaggaCACCATAAATGGGGTGGGTGTGGATATAACCGGGATGCACGGAGGAGCTCCTTTCTGGAGAACAAACAGTTTTGTATTATGATTGGGGTGTTGGTTACAGGAATCTATGCGGGcgacagaaaggaaaagacacacacacacacacacacacacacacacacgctctcacCAGCCAGCACATGTAAAAGCTGATAAAATCCAAATCAGGAATAGAGTCTAGTTAATTGCACTGCACTCGTGTCAGTTTCCTGATTTTGACAATGGCCCAGGGTTAGGTAAGATGTGAGCTGGATGGAGGGTACCTGGgattctctgtactattttcacAACTTCCTGTGTGTCCGGAGTtaaagtttttgtgtgtttttgttttctgtgtgtgttgaaACACCACAAACCTGTTAGGCAAATGACAAACCGGGAAAGAGCTTCAACCAGCAGGACACAGGCTTTCGTGTCCATCACGTGTGGGTTCCTGCCAGTTAGGGAAGACAGGAACTTTTCCAGCAGGAAAGCCAAGACAGTACCGGGCACCCTCCCTCTGACGGATCCCCCGCCAGTGGTGGAGAAGAGTGGCCCACGTATCAGCCTAGAAGAAACAGAtgcccctccctgccacctccgCGACCGAGACTTTCGGCCAGCGGACACTTGTCCTCTTGTAGCTGGCCTTCACCCATCCCTCCTTCCTGTTGGCACCCCACTGACACTTCCGGGCTTCACTGTCAGGGTAGGAATGTGACTGACTGGAGTTTGGCCAATGGATGCTGTCTCACGACAATCTTGAGTACTGACTGTGGGAGGCAGGGGTAGAGGTTTCCGACGAAGAGTTCCTGCTTTGAGACAAATGCAGGTTTCCAGCTGTCAAGGCTCCTGGAGCACGCCCAGTGTCCTTTCCCACCGGTTCTGTTATTCTGTGACTTGTGACCCGTCCCCTCCTTCACTTTAAGTGAAAGACTACTTATTCCCaggactgattttttaaaacattcactgGCTGAGCTTCCTATCTGCAAAACACACGGAGATCGACAACACAGTTCAGTTTGCAACATGGATGACAAGGGACTGATTTCCTGCATACATAAAGagtgtccaggggcacctgggtggcgcagtcggttaagcgtccgacttcagccaggtcgcgatctcgcggtccgggagttcgagccccgcgtcgggctctgggctgacggctcagagcccggagcctgtttccgattctgtgtctccctctctctctgcccctcccccgccaatgctctgtctctctctgtcccaaaaataaataaatgttgaaaaaaaaaattaaaaaaaaaaaaagagtgtccaCACATCGTTGAGGCCAATAGATCAAAAGAAAGGTGGGCAAATGGTCACTAGTAAACAGGTATCTTAGAACATGAAAATATGGCCGCAGATAACACACCTCACGGGCAAAGATCAAAAAATAATTGACTAACAGGTGGTtctggtgaagaaatggagacacgGGCGTACTTCACCCTTATTGGAAAAGTTTACATTGAGGTGTTCTCTTTGGAAGGCAATTCGGCAATACTCGAAACTAAAATCGAATACGCCTTTGGATAGTTCTAGGAAGTTACCCCTATAAACTCAAACATATGCCCAAAGTATGTATAAGACTGTTAACAGTTATCACTTATACTGGGGGCTGGCCAACCACAGCCTGGGGGTTCAATCTGGTCAGCTGCCTGGCTTCCTAAAGAAGGTTTTATCGGCATGCAGCCAAACCCacacatttacatattgtctgtggctgctctGGGGCCAAGAGAGCAGAGTAGTTGTACCGGTCTGGCCTGCAAAGccgaaaatatttactctctggcctttTACAGAGGAAGTCTGTTGACCCCTGATTTATGTGGATTCAGAAAGCCCCGAATAACCTGTTACCCCTTGATAGGTGCCTGGcaaaataaattatggcacattCATAAGCAGGAATAGAATACAGGTATTAAAAAATAGAGACTGGGATGTGATTCCCTGTCTGGAGCGAAGGCATCTTTCCTCTATATATGCTTTTGCACTCaagttttattatactttttaagccattaaaaataaaagcggGGCTTCCCAAATATGGAGAGGGTGAAGGCGCAAGGAAAGGTCATCCTGCTGTTAGGAACTCATGTACCAGAGTGCCACCTGCTCAGGCAGTCTCCGGTCTCCCTGGGTCAGACGTGAGAGGGGAACGGCCTGCCCTCCTAGGTCGGCATTTCCCGATGCCCCAACCGCGGAGTCAAGCCTCTGGACAAACACAGGCACCAAAGGAAGTGAAGGCGGCCAGGGCAGAGTGACCGCCAGAAGGACTTGCACCTTGGCCTACGCTGTGGCCCTGAGGAAGCCTGTGGGCTGGACCAGGCCGGCCGTGACATCCTGGGCTGGGTCCCTAGGCGACTTGCAGTGGCTGCATCAGGACCCCGCGGCTGTCCTCGACGGGACCAGTCTGATGGGGGCGGGGCACCCTCCAGCCCGGGCAGCTCGCGGCTCCGTCGCCTCCCGGGACCCGCCCAGGCAGAGGCACAGCCATCAGCGGCCCCGGGGCTGGGAAGGAACCTTAGGCAGGTGGCAGCGCGTCCGTCCGGAATTGTTTAATGAGTCTACTTCTTACACgcataattataaaagaataagaatcgacaaaaatattttctttccataatATGTAGAGGTGGTTCGTTTCCGGTGGGGGTTTtcgtttgtgtgtgtggtttttgttttgttggttttttttttttttttttttttttgcttcttttgttttccttttcgcccgccccccccccccgcaggagtcttggcggggaggggaggggagggggaaggcgaACCCTGAGGCGGGGGCGGCTCCGTCCCAAGCCCGGAGCCCCCGGTCTGCGCGCGCTTCCGAGCCGGGCAGGAGGCTCCCCGCTCCGGGCCGGGAGAGGACGGGAGCCCGCCCGGGGCTGGCGGCGGACCCCATCCCCGGTTTAGGCACCCTCTGCTCTGCTCGGTCTCTTAAATAGTCGTCAGaagcgtgcccccccccccccccaacagaacGCGACATGAGGTGGGCGGGGCTGGAGGGCAAGGCAGTCGCATGCTTCGGTGGCGGCCGGCGCGCTGCGGGCCTGGGCCGGGCCGGGGACCGGGTGGGGAGGCCCCGCGACGGAGGCCCGGTCCCCCCAGGGTCTTcgcccccctccacaccccccgccccgtgcGCGGCGGAGTCGGGGCTCCCGGACAGCGTGGAGAGGAGGGGATGGCTTGAGGACGCGCCTCTGGGACGCGGGCCTCATCTCGCCGTCCTGGCCACCGCGAAGCAGCAGGCAAAACAGCCAGGAgcattaaaacaatgagaaaaggCGCGGGGGCGGCGAAGGCGGAGGCCCCGGGGCGGGGCTGGCCAGCGGGGGCGGCGGGAGGAGGCGCCGAGTGGAGGGGCCTTCGGGTGCCACTCGGCCCCTCCCGCCAGCTCCCCCTGCGGTGGCGGCGGCAAAGCCACTTGTGCTCTGAATGTGCAGGCCCCGGGGCGCGGGGCTCAGAGGTACTCCTGTAGAAAGTGCAGCAGCGTGACTTCATAGTGCTCGCCGGACTCGGGGCAGCGGATGCTGTGTCTCTCGTTGGGGTAGATctggggggacagaggaggcagggctggtggcACGGAGGGACTCTGCCCCAGGTGCTGACCCACCCCGGCATCCTGTGTTCCCCGCTCCGGCCCTGGGCTCCTGGGGGGTCGTGGAGACGAAAGAGCAGGTACGCTGGGCTCGCGGACCTGGGTTCCAATCCCCCTCCGCCACCCACGTGCTGTGCAACCCTGGGCCCCTGCCGAGCTCCCTGACGgcagccccacccccaaaataaaccgGAAGAAGAACTCGGGCCTTTCTCCGCAGGTGCTTTCCAGGGCTccccaagctccaggctccacccGCCGAGTATCTGCCCCCAAGGTAGGAGCTGCCCCCCAAacctggggacacagaggggcGCTGCAGCAGGTCTCAGGGACACTTGCTGCTGTCCACTGGGGCCACTTCGACTTCACCGGAAGTACCGAGGCCCCCAGGACAGGCGTCCCGCCCCAGGCCTTGTCTTACCACCCGAGGAGGCATTATCCCCACAGGGGGCAGTGACATGTTGGTGCCAAGGGCCACACCTAAGGAATCACCCGGTCCTTGAGACGTGGTGGAGCTGACATCCAGGCCCTAGGGTGGACGGCGACAGGCCTTCGGGCCTTGCTTCTGACCACGAAATGAGGGCCCTGGCACTCGAACAGGCCTCAGACCATGGGGATTCACGGGACAGCTTTGAAACCTGCTCCAGACTCTCCCAAAGTACCCAACCCTGGTCTCAAGTGGGACAGGGCTGGCTGGTGTCAGGGCCGGGGGCCTGTTCGTCACATCTTCCTGCCGGCAAGGCAGGTTTGTGAACCGAACTATCCTTTCCTCTCCAGGCCCATGGCCACTGCCCCAGCTCACTACCCTAGAATATGTCCAAGTGCCCAGgggtctcccctcctccttccttgccTTCTTTAATCCATCCCTGAATGAAGCCCGACTCTGATCATACTGTCCCCAGCTCAGAGCTCCGCAAGGACCTGCCAGCCTGACATCAAGACCTGCCTCCCCACGTCCTCCCAGGCCTCACTCCTTCCACACTTCGGGCACCAGCACTGCCTGTGACAGACCCTTCACACCAGCCTGGGTCCTGGCTGCCTGGTCACTTCTTCCTCCCCTTGGctgtgagggcagggagaggggtctGTGCATTCCCCGCTGTGCCCCGGGCCTGGCCTGGGACAAGTGTGATGTGTGAACACGGAGGGCCCCACCAGGCTCCCAGCCAACTGTGAAACA
This sequence is a window from Prionailurus bengalensis isolate Pbe53 chromosome A2, Fcat_Pben_1.1_paternal_pri, whole genome shotgun sequence. Protein-coding genes within it:
- the LOC122486734 gene encoding uncharacterized protein LOC122486734 isoform X1; the protein is MVSPYCGRLSGAVRCAEPCTRLVSSSPWPREAILFCHDLVSHTRTRRPGVPQLGSDRGPQGIYTPNHCSVQETPATWKRARAHTHTHTPATDEALRATALGEGEPSSVAPAGVTVGWSLVLEQPLRHKLEFQHGAPFVHLGGGGSSWRKPPKKSRCAVVRARSRSTRLELWPRSQVAGCRAGGAVGARRGARWPLNVAGAQDPWAPSAPLSSSSDPRRLRENSPCLLLRQWFCRGSPGRPVLSGDIRSRVTPNLSVPARRPGSWSAWPWPVGDAEWPFLTKSNVHLPCNPALPLLGVCPLVTCTTVTAAGLTVANEGNSLSVRRQVSGYTECVHHARRATSLGHGQQRGGAHTRCPVRDPEHTTPREGTRHERPQSIGFDLCETSRTGSSTDKEMSSSCQRLGRRGVCVCVCVCVCARACAGEG
- the LOC122486734 gene encoding uncharacterized protein LOC122486734 isoform X2 produces the protein MVSPYCGRLSGAVRCAEPCTRLVSSSPWPREAILFCHDLVSHTRTRRPGVPQLGSDRGPQGIYTPNHCSVQETPATWKRARAHTHTHTPATDEALRATALGEGEPSSVAPAGVTVGWSLVLEQPLRHKLEFQHGAPFVHLGGGGSSWRKPPKKSRCAVVRARSRSTRLELWPRSQVAGCRAGGAVGARRGARWPLNVAGAQDPWAPSAPLSSSSDPRRLRENSPCLLLRQWFCRGSPGRPVLSGDIRSRVTPNLSVPARRPGSWSAWPWPVGDAEWPFLTKSNVHLPCNPALPLLGVCPLVTCTTVTAAGLTVANEGNSLSVRRQVSGYTECVHHARRATSLGHGQQRGGAHTRCPVRDPEHTTPREGTRHERPQSIGFDLCETSRTGSSTDKEMSSSCQRLGRRGVCVCVCVCVCARACAGEG
- the MYDGF gene encoding myeloid-derived growth factor isoform X2 — translated: MAAPSKRRNGEGASWWAALLLAAVALRPGEAVSEPTTVAFDVRPGGVVHSFSQNVGPGDKYTCTFTYASQGGTNEKWQMSLGTSKDHQHFTCTIWRPQGKSYLYFTQFKAEVRGAEIEYGMAYSAPDGLCSPRQNAFPLSRA